One genomic window of Candidatus Pseudobacter hemicellulosilyticus includes the following:
- a CDS encoding FecR domain-containing protein encodes MLSPLSIQVILEKYLHAPLNEAEQAVLQQWLAASADNQALFDRINKEDYVRESLQQLDQFNAARILQKIDQGREQAAVVYPADLSRRKMGWAAAVLLAALGGASFLLARIGNQPSANNPIAQNGAMNIAPGKEGAILTLSDGSTMVLDSLGQGTITTQGNTHVVLKNGQLSYEKDHGLAGATQEPFYNTMSTPRGRQYQVVLPDGSRVWLNAASSITFPTAFTGGERRVRVSGEAYFEIKADPRNPFRVEMQEQVVEVLGTSFNINGYSDETTIKTTLLDGSVRLTSGNGAKPAVLLRPGEQAGLQKPLANANPFTVSEADLEEVMAWKNGVFSFHEADIRTVMRQIERWYDIRVDYRGTVPQDRFSGKVSRSANLSQVLRILELSEVNFHLDGNTLIVTPPQDRG; translated from the coding sequence ATGTTATCTCCATTGTCTATACAGGTCATCCTGGAAAAATACCTGCATGCCCCATTGAATGAGGCCGAGCAGGCTGTTTTGCAGCAATGGCTGGCCGCGTCAGCGGACAACCAGGCCCTGTTTGACCGGATCAACAAGGAGGACTATGTCCGGGAATCCCTGCAGCAGCTGGACCAGTTCAATGCAGCAAGGATCCTGCAGAAAATAGACCAGGGCCGGGAACAGGCAGCCGTAGTATATCCGGCTGATCTTTCCAGGCGGAAAATGGGATGGGCGGCAGCGGTATTGCTGGCTGCATTGGGGGGCGCCAGTTTCCTGCTGGCCAGGATCGGCAACCAACCCTCAGCCAACAACCCTATTGCACAGAACGGCGCCATGAATATTGCGCCCGGGAAAGAAGGCGCCATACTGACCCTGTCAGACGGCAGCACCATGGTGCTGGACAGCCTGGGCCAGGGAACTATCACCACACAGGGCAATACCCATGTGGTGCTGAAGAATGGACAGCTGTCCTATGAAAAGGACCATGGACTGGCAGGCGCAACGCAGGAGCCTTTCTACAATACCATGAGCACCCCAAGGGGCAGGCAGTACCAGGTAGTACTTCCCGATGGTAGCAGGGTATGGCTCAATGCAGCCTCCAGCATCACTTTCCCAACGGCTTTCACCGGCGGTGAACGAAGGGTGCGCGTGAGTGGTGAAGCCTATTTCGAGATCAAAGCTGATCCCAGGAACCCTTTCCGGGTAGAGATGCAGGAACAGGTAGTGGAAGTGCTGGGGACAAGCTTTAATATCAATGGATACTCCGATGAAACAACCATAAAGACCACCCTGCTGGATGGCAGTGTCAGACTGACCTCCGGCAATGGCGCTAAGCCCGCTGTACTGCTGAGACCCGGTGAACAGGCCGGCCTGCAGAAACCTCTTGCCAATGCCAATCCGTTCACTGTGTCGGAAGCGGACCTGGAAGAAGTAATGGCCTGGAAAAATGGCGTCTTCTCCTTCCACGAGGCCGATATCCGGACCGTAATGCGCCAGATTGAACGCTGGTATGATATCCGCGTAGACTACCGCGGAACCGTACCCCAGGACCGCTTCAGCGGTAAAGTTTCCCGGTCTGCCAACCTTTCACAGGTTTTACGCATCCTGGAACTGAGTGAAGTCAACTTCCACCTGGATGGCAACACATTGATTGTTACCCCACCCCAGGATCGCGGCTGA